In Terriglobia bacterium, one DNA window encodes the following:
- the rpoC gene encoding DNA-directed RNA polymerase subunit beta', whose product LYFEAYVTIDPGDAPLKERELLTEEKFRQLQQEFPGKFVAMMGAEAIKELLKRVDIDELSIELRVKMKNENSQQKKVKFAKRLKVVEAFVKSGNKPEWMILDVIPVIPPELRPLVPLDGGRFATSDLNDLYRRVINRNNRLKKLIELHAPDVIVRNEKRMLQEAVDALFDNGRRGRILRGANNRPLKSLSDTLKGKQGRFRQNLLGKRVDYSGRSVIVVGPELKLHQCGLPKKMALELFKPFIYNRLEQGGHCTTVKAAKEMVERQDSVVWDILEEVIKDHPVLLNRAPTLHRLGIQAFEPVLVEGKAIKIHPLVCTAFNADFDGDQMAVHIPLSPEAQIEASVLMLSTQNLLSPASGQPVAVPTQDMVLGVYYLTRPKPGAKGEGRTFGSIDEVLMAWDAGEVETQTAIRLRFTGPLIDMTTAYDEQAIVHAELIEAQNHMLSTSVGRCILYNAMPKGMPFMNGLLKKKGLGQLVSYVYLRYGPEMTVTMLDHVKELGFAYACRAGITISIDDLIVPPGKREFVENAQNEVVKVDQQYRDGAITNGERYNKVIAIWSDVTEKISDMMFNEMERAEKASHGFNPILLMADSGARGSKQQIRQLAGMRGLMAKPSGEIIETPITANFREGLTVQQYFISTHGARKGLADTALKTADSGYLTRRLVDVAQDVIISEGDCGTVDGIYVGSIVESGEIIEPLRDRIVGRVSLEKIKDYEGKVIVEINQEISEDLASAIQSAGIERVKIRSVLTCESRRGACVRCYGRNLATGKLVEIGEAVGVIAAQSIGEPGTQLTMRTFHIGGTASRVAEQTSLEAKNAGTIKFHALQTVRNQEGFLVAMNRNGVLAIMDEKGREKERYTIVYGAKLKVNEGDHVKVGATLVEWDPYTFAILTEVSGTIQFKDLLEGVTMHEELDEVTGLSRWVVTDSPDEKRQPTIQIRDDKHKVLRKYLIPSRAHLMVADGDAVHQGDVLAKIPRETTKTKDITGGLPRVVELFEARKPRETAVITEIDGIVKYGDITKGQRKIMVINENGVEREYALPRGVHVNVQEGEHVRAGEPLMDGPRNPHDILAVLGEKELQAYLVNEIQEVYRLQGVNINDKHIEVIVRQMMRWIKVEDVGDTEFLVDEQVDKFRFQEENERVKKNGGKPASGRPLLLGITKASLSTESFISAASFQETTRVLTEASISGKIDYLRGLKENVIMGRLIPAGTGLEFYRNVELISEEPETPIGEEAPPELELSDDLSLDEEQPQQEGLTT is encoded by the coding sequence TCCTCTATTTCGAAGCTTACGTCACAATCGATCCCGGCGATGCTCCGCTGAAAGAGCGCGAGCTTCTCACGGAAGAGAAATTCCGCCAGCTTCAGCAGGAATTTCCCGGAAAGTTCGTCGCCATGATGGGCGCGGAGGCGATCAAGGAACTTCTGAAGCGTGTGGATATCGACGAGCTGTCGATAGAACTCCGCGTGAAGATGAAGAACGAGAACTCGCAGCAGAAAAAGGTCAAGTTCGCCAAGCGGCTCAAGGTGGTTGAAGCCTTTGTAAAGTCGGGCAACAAGCCGGAGTGGATGATCCTCGATGTGATTCCGGTCATTCCGCCGGAACTGCGGCCCCTGGTTCCGCTCGATGGCGGCCGTTTTGCGACCTCGGATTTGAACGATCTCTATCGGCGTGTGATCAACCGCAACAACCGGTTGAAGAAGCTGATCGAACTGCACGCCCCCGACGTCATTGTCCGCAATGAAAAGCGCATGCTTCAGGAAGCCGTCGACGCGCTGTTCGACAACGGCCGCCGCGGCCGCATCCTGCGCGGCGCGAACAACCGGCCGTTAAAGTCGCTTTCCGATACGCTCAAAGGCAAGCAGGGCCGCTTCCGCCAGAACCTGCTCGGCAAGCGCGTGGACTACTCGGGCCGTTCGGTGATCGTTGTCGGTCCGGAATTGAAGCTGCATCAGTGCGGTCTCCCGAAGAAGATGGCGCTCGAATTGTTCAAGCCGTTCATCTACAACCGGCTCGAACAGGGCGGTCATTGCACGACCGTGAAAGCCGCGAAAGAAATGGTGGAGCGGCAGGACTCGGTGGTCTGGGATATCCTCGAAGAAGTCATCAAGGACCATCCGGTGCTTCTGAATCGAGCTCCGACGCTTCACCGCCTCGGCATTCAGGCTTTCGAGCCTGTTCTCGTCGAAGGAAAAGCCATCAAGATCCACCCCCTGGTGTGCACCGCATTCAATGCCGACTTCGATGGCGACCAGATGGCGGTCCATATTCCGCTGTCGCCCGAAGCGCAGATCGAAGCATCGGTTCTGATGCTTTCCACTCAGAACCTGCTGTCGCCTGCCAGCGGACAGCCGGTCGCCGTGCCGACGCAGGACATGGTTCTCGGCGTTTATTACCTGACCCGCCCGAAACCGGGCGCCAAAGGCGAAGGCCGGACATTCGGTTCGATCGACGAAGTGCTGATGGCCTGGGATGCCGGTGAAGTCGAGACTCAAACAGCAATCCGGCTGCGTTTTACCGGGCCGCTCATCGACATGACCACCGCCTATGACGAACAGGCGATCGTCCATGCCGAATTGATCGAAGCCCAGAATCACATGCTGAGCACGTCCGTCGGCCGCTGCATCCTCTATAACGCGATGCCGAAGGGAATGCCGTTCATGAACGGTCTGCTCAAGAAGAAAGGCCTCGGGCAGCTGGTCAGCTACGTTTACCTGCGATACGGGCCGGAAATGACGGTCACGATGCTGGATCACGTGAAGGAACTCGGTTTTGCGTACGCATGCCGGGCCGGCATCACAATCTCGATCGACGATCTTATTGTTCCGCCCGGCAAGCGCGAGTTCGTTGAAAACGCCCAGAACGAAGTTGTGAAGGTTGACCAGCAATATCGCGATGGCGCGATCACGAATGGCGAGCGCTACAACAAAGTCATCGCGATCTGGTCGGACGTGACCGAAAAGATCTCGGACATGATGTTCAATGAAATGGAGCGCGCGGAAAAGGCAAGCCACGGGTTTAATCCCATTCTGCTGATGGCCGACTCCGGCGCCCGCGGTTCGAAACAACAGATCCGTCAGCTGGCCGGAATGCGCGGATTGATGGCGAAGCCTTCGGGCGAAATCATCGAAACGCCGATTACGGCGAACTTCCGCGAAGGGCTGACCGTGCAGCAGTACTTCATCTCAACGCACGGCGCACGTAAAGGTCTGGCGGATACGGCTCTGAAGACCGCGGATTCCGGTTATCTCACCCGCCGCCTGGTGGACGTCGCTCAGGACGTCATCATCAGCGAGGGCGATTGCGGAACAGTCGACGGCATTTACGTCGGATCGATCGTTGAATCAGGCGAAATCATCGAGCCGTTGAGAGATCGTATCGTCGGCCGCGTGTCGCTCGAAAAGATCAAGGACTACGAAGGCAAAGTGATCGTCGAGATCAACCAGGAAATCTCGGAAGATCTCGCCAGCGCGATTCAGTCTGCGGGCATCGAGCGCGTGAAGATTCGCTCCGTGCTGACCTGCGAGTCCCGGCGCGGCGCCTGCGTCCGCTGCTACGGCAGAAACCTGGCGACCGGAAAGCTCGTGGAAATCGGTGAAGCGGTCGGCGTCATTGCCGCTCAGTCGATCGGCGAGCCCGGCACGCAGCTCACCATGCGTACGTTCCACATCGGCGGTACGGCCAGCCGTGTCGCCGAGCAGACGAGTCTCGAAGCGAAGAACGCCGGAACGATCAAGTTCCATGCGCTGCAGACGGTTCGCAATCAGGAAGGGTTCCTTGTTGCGATGAACCGCAACGGTGTTCTCGCCATCATGGATGAGAAGGGCCGCGAGAAAGAGCGCTATACGATCGTGTACGGCGCGAAACTCAAGGTCAACGAAGGCGACCATGTGAAGGTCGGTGCAACGCTGGTGGAATGGGATCCCTATACCTTCGCGATTCTGACGGAAGTCAGCGGAACAATTCAGTTCAAGGATCTGCTTGAAGGCGTGACGATGCACGAGGAACTCGATGAAGTTACCGGGCTCTCTCGCTGGGTGGTCACCGATTCGCCGGATGAAAAGCGCCAGCCGACGATTCAGATTCGCGACGATAAACACAAGGTTCTCCGGAAGTACCTGATTCCTTCGCGCGCGCACTTGATGGTGGCGGACGGCGATGCGGTGCATCAGGGCGATGTTCTTGCGAAGATTCCGCGTGAAACCACAAAGACGAAAGACATCACGGGCGGTCTGCCGCGCGTGGTCGAGTTGTTCGAGGCCCGCAAGCCGCGCGAGACGGCGGTGATTACGGAAATCGACGGCATCGTCAAGTACGGGGACATCACGAAGGGCCAGCGCAAGATCATGGTCATCAATGAAAACGGTGTGGAACGCGAGTACGCGTTGCCGCGCGGCGTCCACGTCAATGTCCAGGAAGGCGAGCACGTTCGCGCCGGTGAGCCGTTGATGGACGGACCGCGTAACCCGCACGATATCCTGGCCGTCCTTGGCGAAAAGGAACTGCAGGCCTATCTGGTGAATGAAATCCAGGAGGTCTACCGGCTGCAGGGCGTCAACATCAATGACAAGCATATCGAGGTCATCGTCCGGCAGATGATGCGCTGGATCAAAGTCGAGGATGTCGGCGATACCGAGTTCCTCGTCGATGAACAGGTGGACAAGTTCCGCTTCCAGGAAGAGAACGAGCGCGTGAAGAAAAATGGCGGAAAGCCGGCATCGGGCCGGCCGCTCCTGCTTGGAATCACGAAAGCGTCGCTTTCCACGGAGTCGTTTATCTCCGCCGCCTCGTTCCAGGAGACAACCCGTGTGCTGACGGAAGCTTCCATCAGCGGGAAAATCGACTACCTGCGCGGCTTGAAGGAAAACGTCATTATGGGACGCCTCATTCCGGCAGGTACGGGACTTGAGTTCTACCGCAATGTGGAACTGATCTCCGAGGAGCCCGAGACGCCGATTGGAGAAGAGGCGCCGCCGGAGCTGGAGTTATCGGATGACCTCAGCCTGGATGAGGAACAGCCTCAACAGGAAGGACTGACAACATAG
- the rpsL gene encoding 30S ribosomal protein S12 gives MPTFNQLVRQGRQKPKYKTSSPALQECPQKRGVCTRVYTSTPKKPNSALRKVARVRLTNGIEVTTYIPGIGHNLQEHSIVLIRGGRVKDLPGVRYHVIRGTLDAAGVANRKQSRSKYGAKRPKG, from the coding sequence GTGCCGACGTTCAATCAGCTGGTTCGACAAGGTAGGCAAAAGCCTAAGTACAAGACGAGTAGTCCTGCTTTGCAGGAATGTCCGCAGAAAAGAGGCGTGTGTACTCGCGTATATACGTCGACGCCAAAGAAGCCGAATTCGGCCCTTCGCAAAGTTGCACGTGTGCGTCTGACCAATGGGATTGAAGTAACAACCTACATCCCCGGTATCGGCCACAATCTGCAGGAACACTCCATCGTCTTGATCCGGGGCGGCCGTGTGAAAGACCTGCCGGGCGTTCGCTACCACGTTATTCGTGGGACGCTGGACGCAGCGGGGGTTGCAAACCGGAAGCAGTCGCGCTCGAAATATGGCGCGAAGCGGCCAAAAGGATAA
- the rpsG gene encoding 30S ribosomal protein S7: MPRKAHIVKREIVPDPMYQSTLISKFVNCMMYGGKKSTAQHILYGAMDVIQKKTQDEPLKLFKKAIENIKPVLEVKSRRVGGSTYQVPVEVNPARRTSLAIRWVLTYSRARGEKSMEEKLAGELMDAANNRGNSIKKKEDTHRMAEANKAFAHYRW, translated from the coding sequence ATGCCCAGGAAAGCGCATATCGTCAAGCGCGAGATCGTGCCTGATCCGATGTATCAGAGCACGCTGATTTCGAAGTTCGTCAACTGCATGATGTATGGCGGGAAGAAGAGTACCGCACAGCACATCCTGTATGGCGCTATGGATGTTATCCAGAAGAAGACGCAGGACGAGCCGCTCAAGCTGTTCAAAAAGGCGATTGAGAACATCAAGCCGGTTCTCGAGGTCAAATCCCGGCGTGTTGGCGGTTCGACCTATCAGGTGCCGGTCGAAGTGAACCCGGCCCGGCGGACGTCGCTGGCAATTCGATGGGTTCTGACCTATTCGCGCGCGCGCGGCGAAAAGTCGATGGAAGAGAAATTGGCGGGTGAGCTGATGGACGCAGCCAACAACCGCGGAAATTCGATCAAAAAGAAAGAAGATACTCACCGGATGGCGGAAGCCAATAAGGCCTTCGCGCACTACCGGTGGT